A stretch of Candidatus Symbiobacter mobilis CR DNA encodes these proteins:
- a CDS encoding restriction endonuclease subunit M, with protein MSAVLELERTPLRQRSDYTYKFNAQTGRHGWLRLTPAYSLKVVEELITGHGKAKRIFDPFCGTGTTVLSSAYHGHVGVTTDINPFLVWFARAKTAHYSPKQICATRDAFASALALVRCQNIEPAPAPPIHNIERWWSPRALDFLRLLRAAIPAVTKENSAERTLLLIAFCRSLIQLSNAAFNHQSMSFKDDCQFDIGFDVDMEYVYSEDVRFVLSGASENPVGEGYVVFGDARNPAAVVEGLFDLVVTSPPYANRMSYIRELRPYMYWIGFLINGRDAGELDWTAIGGTWGIATSRLTDWKRSTDCFRSTYLSQVLDQISHSDNKNGAVLANYVAKYFDDIWTHFRRLIPVLCRGAELHYIVGNSTFYGTLVSTELLYAEMLTALGFSGVECRPIRKRNSKKELVEFDVVARWQ; from the coding sequence ATGTCTGCGGTACTAGAGCTAGAGCGTACGCCATTACGCCAGCGGTCAGATTACACTTACAAATTCAATGCACAGACAGGGCGGCACGGTTGGCTACGCCTGACTCCTGCTTACTCCCTGAAGGTCGTTGAAGAACTGATTACTGGACACGGCAAAGCAAAGCGTATTTTTGATCCTTTTTGCGGCACCGGGACAACCGTATTGAGTTCTGCATACCATGGACATGTGGGTGTAACTACGGATATCAATCCGTTTCTCGTATGGTTCGCTCGGGCAAAAACCGCGCATTACTCTCCTAAGCAAATTTGCGCAACGCGGGATGCCTTTGCGTCCGCGCTAGCCTTGGTCCGGTGCCAAAACATTGAACCTGCACCTGCCCCACCCATCCACAATATAGAACGGTGGTGGAGTCCCAGAGCACTCGATTTTCTGCGGCTTCTTCGTGCAGCCATTCCAGCAGTGACAAAGGAAAACTCTGCGGAACGTACACTGCTACTGATTGCTTTTTGCCGGTCATTGATTCAGTTATCCAATGCCGCATTCAATCATCAATCCATGTCATTCAAAGATGACTGCCAATTCGACATTGGTTTTGATGTAGACATGGAATATGTCTATTCCGAGGATGTACGTTTTGTGTTGAGCGGTGCCAGCGAAAACCCTGTAGGCGAGGGTTATGTAGTTTTTGGTGATGCAAGAAACCCAGCAGCAGTGGTGGAAGGTTTGTTTGATCTTGTTGTCACCTCCCCACCTTACGCTAACCGAATGTCTTATATTCGAGAACTTCGCCCGTACATGTACTGGATCGGGTTCTTGATCAACGGCAGAGATGCCGGGGAGTTGGACTGGACAGCCATAGGCGGCACTTGGGGGATCGCTACAAGCCGTTTGACAGATTGGAAACGTTCCACAGATTGTTTCAGGAGCACCTATCTTTCCCAAGTGCTAGATCAAATTTCACACTCGGATAACAAGAATGGTGCCGTGCTCGCCAATTATGTTGCCAAGTATTTTGATGATATTTGGACTCATTTCCGGCGCTTAATTCCTGTGCTCTGCCGTGGAGCAGAGTTGCACTACATAGTCGGTAATTCAACCTTCTACGGAACGCTTGTTTCAACGGAACTGCTGTATGCCGAAATGCTGACAGCACTAGGATTCAGTGGAGTGGAATGTCGCCCAATCCGCAAGCGCAACTCAAAAAAGGAATTGGTGGAATTTGATGTTGTTGCACGATGGCAATAA
- a CDS encoding DUF7662 domain-containing protein, with protein MPGKYEPLELYLRAVSDKKNEITLSFTDVERIIGAKLPASAMAHQAWWGNQRDTRNRPQAHAWLSAGFRVDMVNQNGANASVRFIRRTKDSLQNP; from the coding sequence ATGCCTGGAAAATATGAACCACTTGAGCTTTACCTTCGTGCAGTCTCAGACAAAAAGAACGAAATTACTCTTTCGTTCACAGATGTCGAGCGTATCATAGGTGCAAAGCTACCAGCTTCTGCAATGGCCCATCAGGCTTGGTGGGGCAACCAAAGAGATACAAGAAACCGGCCTCAAGCCCATGCTTGGCTATCCGCTGGCTTTAGGGTCGACATGGTAAATCAAAATGGTGCTAATGCGTCAGTTAGATTTATTCGTCGCACTAAGGATAGTCTGCAAAACCCATGA
- a CDS encoding class I SAM-dependent methyltransferase has product MQPQPHDAWAEIYDCVYEEQFRDVYSTLTENTISYIQSLMPAGSAIVDFGAGTGRLAIPLAQAGYAVTAVERSLPMLNRLRAKDQNQSIQCVHSDIGSYQSDTQFDLALCIFTIVSYLLDENALQLALQSAYTALKPGGAMLLDVPNRALFQNTEFTNEHIRRIVQVEKIEPFQKNLYAYNDHIEIFNDNQWQHYDDSFHIRYWSTKEIAGQAKHCGFAHDPQENQNASYATYMKFSKPSTDR; this is encoded by the coding sequence ATGCAGCCACAACCTCACGATGCATGGGCTGAAATATACGACTGCGTATACGAAGAACAATTTCGCGATGTATACAGTACATTGACAGAAAACACGATCAGCTATATTCAGAGTCTCATGCCGGCAGGGTCAGCAATCGTAGATTTTGGCGCTGGCACTGGCCGTTTGGCGATTCCATTGGCCCAAGCCGGTTATGCTGTCACGGCAGTAGAACGCAGCTTGCCGATGCTGAACCGTCTGCGCGCCAAAGATCAAAACCAATCTATCCAGTGTGTGCATAGTGATATTGGCTCGTATCAATCCGATACACAGTTCGATTTGGCTTTGTGCATTTTTACTATCGTATCTTACTTACTGGACGAAAATGCTTTGCAACTGGCACTTCAATCCGCATACACAGCCTTGAAACCTGGTGGGGCAATGCTATTGGATGTTCCTAACAGGGCGTTATTTCAGAACACAGAGTTTACCAACGAGCACATACGAAGAATAGTCCAAGTTGAAAAAATTGAACCATTTCAAAAAAATCTATATGCATACAATGATCATATAGAAATATTCAACGATAATCAATGGCAACATTACGATGACAGTTTCCATATACGGTATTGGTCCACGAAGGAAATTGCAGGCCAGGCGAAACATTGCGGATTTGCACACGACCCGCAAGAAAATCAAAATGCTTCTTATGCCACCTATATGAAATTTTCTAAGCCTTCCACTGATAGATAG
- a CDS encoding helix-turn-helix transcriptional regulator has protein sequence MFSTHRQRRCHAIWVALPDYDSTAPGKTMRELLQALRKHYDDCKNEEAQVRTLQGDLQLMRSRKEIVCCHGTNEGTALRYRRSPQVALPVHLDDLQHGLLQQGVPQDLVREFLHRLQNADSYFRLQPGCFLTVPDTVLLTPNARPDPTIQSEIILAIRQRCVLKACYRTRGETTARERWLHPVGVMLRGPQHYLVAYDQADLKQSQQMARVYAIQRLEDVVALTDTVCALPDPSQTVEQLAKTQGLANFVQNTTPVTVKLLARGYVCTLLQENRISPNQTVNVDAQGHTAVVTFTTTLSGTLYRWLLGFGDKVEVLEPNELRTTMASQARSLAEQYQGIS, from the coding sequence ATGTTCAGCACCCACCGCCAACGCCGCTGCCATGCCATTTGGGTCGCATTGCCCGATTACGACAGCACTGCGCCTGGCAAAACCATGCGGGAGCTTTTGCAGGCACTGCGCAAGCATTACGACGATTGCAAGAACGAGGAAGCCCAAGTGCGCACGCTACAAGGCGACCTCCAGCTCATGCGATCTCGCAAGGAAATCGTGTGCTGCCATGGCACCAATGAAGGAACAGCACTGCGTTACCGGCGTTCTCCGCAGGTAGCTTTGCCGGTGCATCTCGATGATCTGCAACACGGGCTGTTGCAGCAAGGGGTTCCGCAAGACTTGGTTCGTGAATTTTTGCATCGCTTACAAAACGCCGATTCCTATTTCCGTTTGCAGCCTGGGTGTTTTTTGACGGTGCCTGATACGGTACTGCTCACGCCCAATGCCAGACCCGACCCCACGATCCAGTCCGAAATCATTCTGGCGATTCGCCAACGATGCGTGCTCAAAGCTTGTTATCGGACACGTGGCGAGACGACTGCACGGGAACGGTGGCTGCATCCCGTCGGTGTCATGCTGCGGGGCCCCCAGCACTACCTCGTTGCCTACGACCAGGCCGACCTCAAGCAGTCACAGCAAATGGCGAGGGTGTATGCGATCCAACGCCTGGAAGACGTGGTGGCTTTGACCGATACGGTCTGTGCCTTGCCGGACCCTTCGCAGACCGTGGAACAGCTTGCCAAAACGCAAGGGTTGGCGAACTTCGTGCAAAACACGACCCCTGTCACCGTCAAGCTCCTGGCCCGTGGGTACGTATGCACCCTGCTGCAAGAAAACAGGATCAGCCCAAATCAAACCGTCAATGTGGACGCGCAAGGCCATACCGCCGTGGTGACTTTCACCACAACGCTGTCGGGGACGTTGTACCGATGGCTGCTGGGTTTCGGAGACAAGGTGGAAGTGCTGGAACCGAACGAACTGCGGACGACGATGGCATCCCAAGCACGCAGCCTGGCTGAACAGTACCAGGGCATCTCCTAG
- a CDS encoding Fic family protein, protein MSATPIGYAWMQEQLDAPDFLGSRRARVAAVQSLQRLPDGALLVPAKLAPPQQWLDQALFAIKHEGVHLGYLAEAVRRIDDASVIQAFVLTPNGTYLRKLCFLWEAMNGRTIAGLPDPSIKAAYVSMFDEGEYLVGASRRHPRWRVDFNGLGHLAFCPMVRRTPALQAALKRGVLREASDFASSIGPQMLDRALSWAYLSETEGSYAIEGETPSLDKTKLFARLLQRAHDQRELNEEYLVELQNAITTNPFDKAVQFRTEQNRLQSHALGAAGVTYVPPEPDLSAELMQHLMHLANRRPPNVDALVHAAVVSFGFVLIHPFMDGNGRLSRFLVHHCLGQSGALPAGFLLPISVAMKKHEQRYLDALIAFSKPARALCDVTWAGDEHYSYQWRANADIWFRTMDLTEGVQCMVDMAQTALDLHLKQEVEFLGLFDDVARHINARHDLRGSDLATLIVSIYQNGGRLSKNRRKRFAERVLPVVLDDIESTVARRMKGVLLEEEEEEVGDD, encoded by the coding sequence ATGAGTGCCACCCCCATCGGATACGCATGGATGCAGGAACAGCTCGACGCACCAGACTTTTTGGGGTCGCGACGGGCGCGGGTGGCAGCCGTGCAGAGCCTGCAACGCTTGCCAGATGGTGCGCTGCTGGTTCCTGCCAAGCTTGCGCCACCGCAGCAATGGTTGGACCAAGCGCTGTTCGCAATCAAGCACGAAGGTGTACATCTTGGCTATCTGGCAGAGGCCGTGCGCCGGATAGACGATGCCAGCGTAATCCAAGCGTTCGTGCTCACTCCCAACGGCACCTACCTGCGCAAGCTGTGTTTTCTTTGGGAAGCCATGAACGGGCGGACGATTGCCGGTCTACCGGACCCATCCATCAAGGCTGCGTATGTGTCGATGTTCGATGAGGGAGAGTACCTGGTAGGTGCGTCGCGCCGACATCCGCGCTGGCGCGTGGATTTCAACGGCCTGGGCCACCTTGCGTTCTGCCCTATGGTGCGCCGAACGCCAGCACTACAAGCCGCGCTGAAACGGGGGGTACTGCGGGAGGCCTCGGATTTTGCGTCGTCGATCGGGCCGCAGATGCTGGATCGCGCCCTGTCATGGGCGTACCTGAGCGAAACAGAAGGCTCCTATGCGATCGAAGGCGAAACCCCCAGTCTGGACAAAACCAAGCTCTTTGCCCGCCTGCTGCAGCGTGCGCACGACCAGCGCGAGTTGAATGAGGAGTACCTGGTGGAATTGCAGAATGCGATCACCACCAACCCATTCGACAAGGCCGTGCAGTTCCGCACCGAGCAGAACCGCCTACAGAGCCATGCGCTGGGTGCTGCCGGGGTAACGTATGTGCCGCCGGAACCCGATCTGAGTGCGGAACTCATGCAGCACTTGATGCACCTAGCCAACCGCCGACCACCGAATGTGGACGCTCTGGTACACGCTGCGGTGGTCTCGTTCGGGTTCGTGCTCATCCACCCGTTCATGGATGGCAATGGCCGTCTCTCCCGCTTTCTGGTGCATCACTGCCTGGGGCAATCCGGCGCTTTGCCTGCGGGGTTTTTGCTGCCGATTTCGGTAGCCATGAAAAAGCACGAGCAGCGTTACTTGGATGCGCTGATAGCCTTCAGCAAACCGGCGCGCGCACTGTGCGACGTGACCTGGGCGGGCGACGAACACTACAGCTACCAGTGGCGGGCAAACGCCGACATCTGGTTCCGCACCATGGACCTGACTGAGGGCGTGCAGTGCATGGTGGACATGGCACAGACTGCGCTGGACCTCCATCTGAAACAGGAGGTGGAATTCTTGGGGTTGTTTGACGATGTGGCCCGCCATATCAACGCAAGGCACGACTTGCGCGGCAGCGATCTGGCGACACTGATCGTGTCCATTTATCAGAACGGTGGCCGACTTTCGAAGAACCGGCGCAAGCGCTTTGCGGAAAGGGTGTTGCCGGTGGTACTGGACGACATCGAATCCACGGTGGCTCGCCGCATGAAAGGGGTGCTACTAGAAGAAGAAGAAGAAGAAGTCGGTGATGACTGA